A genomic region of uncultured Roseibium sp. contains the following coding sequences:
- a CDS encoding L,D-transpeptidase family protein, whose protein sequence is MLNSGKPAETLEVRPLPRDRSRGIIRLGPITVPCALGRSGVITRKKEGDGATPLGSFELLHVYYRPDRGRPPKTVLPVEPLTCDAGWCDDPGHRLYNRPVKLPFAASHEKMWRDDRLYDVVVVLDCNMYPAVKGRGSAIFFHIARETYAPTEGCVAVSPAHMRLLLESAAPGSCMTITR, encoded by the coding sequence ATGCTTAATTCGGGCAAACCGGCGGAAACACTGGAAGTCAGGCCCCTGCCGCGTGACCGGAGCAGGGGAATAATCCGGCTCGGTCCGATCACGGTTCCGTGTGCCCTCGGGAGATCGGGCGTGATCACCCGCAAGAAAGAAGGCGACGGCGCAACGCCGCTGGGCTCTTTCGAGCTCCTGCATGTCTACTACCGACCCGACAGAGGGCGTCCGCCGAAGACGGTGCTGCCCGTCGAGCCGCTCACATGTGATGCAGGCTGGTGCGACGATCCCGGGCACCGTCTCTATAACCGCCCCGTCAAACTGCCGTTTGCGGCTAGTCACGAAAAAATGTGGCGCGATGACAGGCTTTACGATGTCGTCGTGGTGCTTGACTGCAACATGTACCCGGCCGTGAAGGGACGGGGCAGTGCAATCTTCTTTCACATTGCGCGCGAGACCTACGCACCCACGGAGGGGTGCGTCGCGGTCTCGCCCGCGCATATGCGCCTGCTGCTCGAAAGCGCCGCGCCCGGGTCGTGCATGACAATCACACGGTAG
- a CDS encoding neutral zinc metallopeptidase has protein sequence MRWKGRRGSSNIDDRRGRSSSPRLRMPSGRRARTGGGIGLTGLIIVAGVAWLMGINPLTVLSQLDGGGSDAPDFQSQAPQSAANDETAQFVSVILADTEDTWSAIFSELGGDYPEPTLVLFSGSVSSACGYASAATGPFYCGADDKLYIDLSFYQQLADQLNAPGDFAQAYVLAHEVGHHIQNVLGILPEFHKIRRTLSKTEANALSVRVELQADCFAGIWAHYAARQRGFVEAGDIDEALNAASRIGDDTLQLQAQGYVVPESFNHGTSEQRARWFKKGFQAGAIDACDTFKAAQL, from the coding sequence ATGCGCTGGAAAGGCCGCCGTGGCAGCAGCAACATCGATGACAGGCGGGGCAGAAGCAGCAGCCCGCGCCTGCGCATGCCTTCCGGACGGCGCGCGCGCACCGGCGGCGGCATCGGACTGACGGGGCTCATCATCGTGGCCGGGGTGGCCTGGCTCATGGGCATCAATCCGCTGACCGTGCTCAGCCAGCTCGACGGCGGCGGCTCCGATGCGCCCGATTTTCAGTCGCAGGCGCCGCAATCGGCCGCGAACGACGAGACCGCACAATTCGTTTCCGTCATTCTCGCGGATACCGAAGATACGTGGAGCGCCATTTTCTCCGAGCTTGGCGGAGACTATCCGGAGCCGACACTGGTTCTGTTTTCCGGTTCGGTTTCGTCCGCGTGCGGGTATGCCAGTGCTGCGACCGGGCCATTCTACTGCGGGGCGGATGACAAGCTCTATATCGACCTGTCCTTCTACCAGCAGCTTGCAGACCAGCTGAATGCCCCCGGCGATTTCGCGCAGGCTTATGTGCTGGCGCATGAAGTCGGCCATCACATCCAGAATGTTCTGGGCATCTTGCCGGAGTTTCACAAGATCCGGCGCACGCTCAGCAAGACCGAGGCAAATGCTCTGTCGGTCCGGGTGGAATTGCAGGCGGACTGCTTTGCCGGGATCTGGGCGCACTATGCTGCGCGGCAGCGAGGTTTTGTCGAGGCAGGCGATATCGACGAGGCGCTCAACGCGGCCAGCCGGATCGGCGACGACACCCTGCAACTCCAGGCGCAAGGCTATGTCGTGCCGGAAAGCTTCAACCACGGTACGTCCGAGCAACGGGCAAGGTGGTTCAAAAAGGGTTTTCAGGCAGGCGCGATCGACGCCTGCGACACGTTCAAGGCCGCGCAGCTTTAG
- the mtaB gene encoding tRNA (N(6)-L-threonylcarbamoyladenosine(37)-C(2))-methylthiotransferase MtaB, translating to MSIDVVTFGCRLNSYESEVMKREAEAAGLKDAILINTCAVTNEAVRQARQAVRKAKRDNPGARVIVTGCAAQTETETFSSMEEVDLVLGNTEKLERKSYQDVVAFGISESEKVRVNDIMSVEETAGHLIDGLTGRARAFVQVQNGCDHRCTFCIIPYGRGNSRSVPMGVVVDQIKRLVDNGYNEIVLTGVDITSYGADLPGAPKLGTLTAKILKMVPELKRLRLSSIDSIEADADLMKVIAEDARLMPHFHLSLQAGDDLILKRMKRRHLRADTIRFCEDVRRMRPDVVFGADIIAGFPTETEEMFQNSLRIVDECGLTHLHVFPFSPRPGTPAARMPQLDRSIVKERGARLRAKGEDVLVHHLKSEIGKVRPVLIEKEGLGRTEQFTQVELAGGQAGDIVETRIIGHTGRHLLGEALSKAA from the coding sequence ATGAGCATCGACGTGGTGACTTTCGGCTGCCGGCTCAATTCCTACGAGTCGGAGGTGATGAAGCGCGAGGCGGAGGCCGCCGGTCTCAAGGACGCGATCCTGATCAACACCTGCGCCGTAACCAATGAAGCCGTGCGCCAGGCGCGCCAGGCCGTGCGCAAGGCAAAGCGCGACAATCCGGGTGCAAGGGTGATCGTAACCGGCTGCGCCGCGCAGACGGAAACCGAAACCTTTTCCTCCATGGAAGAGGTGGATCTCGTGCTCGGCAATACGGAAAAGCTCGAACGCAAATCCTACCAGGACGTGGTTGCCTTCGGCATTTCGGAAAGCGAAAAAGTCCGCGTCAACGATATCATGAGTGTCGAGGAAACGGCCGGGCATCTGATAGACGGCCTGACCGGACGCGCGCGCGCCTTCGTGCAGGTCCAGAACGGCTGCGATCATCGGTGTACCTTCTGCATCATTCCCTATGGCCGGGGAAACTCCCGTTCGGTTCCCATGGGTGTCGTGGTCGACCAGATCAAGCGGCTTGTGGACAACGGCTACAACGAAATCGTTCTGACCGGTGTCGACATCACCTCCTACGGGGCGGACCTGCCCGGTGCGCCGAAACTCGGCACACTGACCGCAAAGATCCTGAAGATGGTGCCGGAGCTGAAGCGCCTGCGCCTGTCTTCGATCGATTCCATCGAGGCGGACGCGGACCTGATGAAGGTGATTGCCGAAGACGCCCGGCTGATGCCGCATTTTCATCTGTCGCTGCAGGCCGGGGATGACCTTATCCTGAAACGGATGAAGCGCCGGCATCTTCGCGCCGACACGATCCGCTTTTGCGAAGACGTCAGACGGATGCGGCCCGACGTGGTTTTCGGCGCGGACATCATTGCCGGTTTCCCGACCGAGACCGAGGAGATGTTCCAGAATTCACTCCGCATTGTCGATGAATGCGGGCTCACTCATCTGCATGTTTTCCCGTTTTCGCCGAGGCCGGGCACGCCGGCCGCGCGGATGCCGCAGCTGGATCGCAGCATCGTCAAGGAACGCGGTGCGCGCCTGCGTGCCAAGGGCGAAGACGTGCTGGTGCATCATCTGAAGAGCGAAATCGGCAAGGTTCGGCCTGTCCTGATCGAAAAGGAAGGCCTGGGCCGGACCGAGCAGTTCACGCAAGTGGAACTCGCGGGCGGACAGGCCGGAGATATTGTCGAAACCCGAATTATCGGTCATACCGGTCGGCATCTTCTGGGCGAAGCCCTTTCGAAGGCCGCGTGA
- the dapF gene encoding diaminopimelate epimerase: MNGLGNDFVVWDARAQPLRLPGDVIAKLGDRENGIGFDQMITVERSSLGVDAFMRIHNQDGGEVSACGNATRCIGRLLMEEVGKDLVTIETSAGLLHAFDSPGPRNVTVDMGAPRLGWEEIPLAEEFADTRAIELQIGPIDDPVLHTPAAVNMGNPHAIFWVDDVEGYELERFGPLLEHHPIFPEGANISLAHVFDENQIRLKVWERGVGLTLACGTAACAVGVAAARDSKTGRKTTVHLPGGPIGIEWRESDNHVLMTGLTEVEFEGEVDLETLEWRKTGTGDAVEAGEAS, encoded by the coding sequence ATGAACGGACTAGGCAACGACTTTGTTGTCTGGGATGCGCGCGCGCAGCCGTTGCGGCTGCCCGGTGACGTCATTGCGAAGCTGGGGGACCGTGAGAACGGGATCGGTTTCGACCAGATGATCACCGTTGAGCGGTCTTCGCTGGGTGTCGATGCCTTCATGCGCATCCACAACCAGGATGGCGGGGAAGTCTCGGCCTGCGGCAACGCAACCCGGTGCATCGGACGCCTGCTGATGGAAGAGGTTGGCAAGGATCTCGTGACCATCGAGACGAGCGCCGGGCTTCTGCACGCCTTCGACAGTCCGGGGCCGCGCAACGTGACGGTGGATATGGGTGCGCCGCGGCTTGGCTGGGAAGAGATACCGCTGGCCGAGGAGTTTGCGGATACGCGTGCCATCGAATTGCAGATCGGCCCGATCGACGATCCCGTGCTGCACACACCGGCTGCCGTCAACATGGGCAATCCCCATGCGATTTTCTGGGTCGATGACGTCGAAGGCTACGAGCTCGAGCGGTTCGGGCCCCTGCTCGAACATCATCCGATCTTCCCCGAAGGGGCCAACATTTCGCTCGCGCATGTGTTCGACGAAAACCAGATCCGCCTGAAAGTGTGGGAGCGCGGTGTCGGCCTGACGCTGGCGTGCGGGACGGCTGCCTGCGCGGTGGGTGTCGCCGCGGCCCGCGACAGCAAGACGGGCCGCAAGACGACGGTCCATCTTCCCGGCGGCCCGATTGGTATCGAATGGCGCGAGAGCGACAATCACGTGCTCATGACCGGATTGACGGAGGTGGAGTTCGAGGGCGAGGTCGATCTTGAAACGCTTGAGTGGCGCAAGACCGGGACCGGGGACGCTGTCGAGGCCGGAGAAGCCTCATGA